The Acidobacteriota bacterium genome has a segment encoding these proteins:
- a CDS encoding TolC family protein yields the protein MRRSAVALFALALAILGPGVLSAQEPKPPVVLTLDEAVAMALRQNPFHMASQEKVAQARAGVRQAVSGFLPSLSAQGTDTLDEKLFVLEFPSLTGGAPQRITIDFTKDYQMALAFSLPLFAGGRLTAGYKQAQYGLRASQEAVRLSEQETVFEAKRAFYGYLLAREFSSVADEALALAEKFRENVKNLHAVGMASKFDLLRSEVQVANLKPQAIRARNGIDVAALGLKTVLGLGLDAPIEVRGELAAPALEPGTAGIVEEAMAQRPELRQLDYQRRMAGEMLKIARGSQLPTLAVGGSYSLWADNMNLHRGTWQNFYSINLSLSMSIFDGFQSRAQAGQAKAAIRELEWTRKGMSDAIAFEVRQAVLNITQASETLVSQEKNVEQAREAVRIAELNYAEGLATNLDVSTAQVALSQARTNYSQALYDCVISQAQLEKAVGRSRSENRSN from the coding sequence CGCGCTGTTCGCCCTGGCGCTCGCCATCCTCGGGCCCGGCGTCCTGTCCGCCCAGGAGCCCAAGCCCCCGGTCGTCCTGACGCTCGACGAGGCAGTGGCCATGGCCCTCCGCCAGAACCCGTTCCACATGGCCTCCCAGGAAAAGGTCGCCCAGGCCCGGGCCGGCGTCCGCCAGGCAGTGTCGGGGTTCCTGCCCTCCCTGAGCGCCCAGGGCACCGACACCCTGGACGAGAAGCTCTTCGTCCTGGAGTTCCCGTCCCTGACCGGGGGCGCGCCGCAGCGGATCACCATCGACTTCACCAAGGACTACCAGATGGCCCTGGCGTTCTCGCTGCCCCTTTTCGCCGGCGGGCGCCTCACGGCCGGGTACAAGCAGGCCCAGTACGGGCTCAGGGCCAGCCAGGAAGCGGTCCGCCTGTCCGAGCAGGAGACGGTCTTCGAGGCCAAGCGGGCCTTCTACGGCTATCTGCTGGCCAGGGAATTCTCTTCGGTCGCCGACGAGGCCCTGGCCCTGGCGGAAAAGTTCCGGGAGAACGTCAAGAACCTCCACGCCGTCGGCATGGCCTCGAAGTTCGATCTCCTCCGCTCGGAGGTCCAGGTGGCCAACCTCAAGCCCCAGGCCATCCGGGCCCGGAACGGCATCGACGTGGCCGCGCTCGGCCTGAAGACCGTCCTCGGCCTCGGGCTCGACGCGCCGATCGAGGTACGCGGCGAGCTGGCCGCCCCGGCCCTCGAGCCCGGGACGGCGGGGATCGTCGAGGAGGCCATGGCCCAGCGGCCGGAGCTCCGCCAGCTCGATTACCAGCGCCGCATGGCCGGGGAGATGCTCAAGATCGCCCGCGGCTCGCAGTTGCCGACGCTGGCCGTCGGCGGGAGCTACAGCCTCTGGGCCGACAACATGAACCTCCACCGGGGTACCTGGCAGAACTTCTATTCGATCAACCTGTCCCTGTCGATGTCGATCTTCGACGGCTTCCAGTCGCGGGCCCAGGCCGGCCAGGCCAAGGCCGCGATCCGCGAGCTCGAATGGACCCGCAAGGGGATGTCGGACGCGATCGCCTTCGAGGTCCGCCAGGCCGTCCTGAACATCACCCAGGCCAGTGAGACGCTGGTCTCCCAGGAGAAGAACGTAGAACAGGCCCGCGAGGCCGTCCGCATCGCGGAGCTGAACTACGCCGAAGGACTGGCCACCAACCTGGACGTCTCGACGGCCCAGGTGGCCCTGAGCCAGGCCCGGACCAACTATTCCCAGGCGCTCTACGATTGCGTCATCTCGCAGGCCCAGCTCGAAAAGGCCGTCGGCCGGAGCCGGTCCGAGAACCGCTCGAACTAA
- a CDS encoding efflux RND transporter periplasmic adaptor subunit: MNTPQIAKKLALAALAAAVIATGGACRKTAAKADGPAAQAFGAAPVKIFKAARERITEKITYTGTLEALNKINITPETGGKIARIYVEAGDRVARGRLLAELETESIRLQLKQAEAGVAVAEAAYADALKNKERMDRLIREQAVSEQQREKVQLAFDAAAAQLEQAQAALNLARHALDVSLMKAPFAGVVASKNAEVGDVINPMMGGFGGGAGGVLTLMDYSTIKLAVAVTSEDIGRIRKDQEAVLKAGALPGREFRGVVRVVNLTADPQTKKFGVEVHVPNPDSALRPGTFGDLVFELESHDNALVVPQTAILENSYVFVVEGGKAVRKTVKLGLQDTTMIEVLSGLAGGEAVVVEGNYGLEEGAPVLVLEEVRS; encoded by the coding sequence ATGAACACGCCCCAGATCGCCAAGAAGCTCGCCCTGGCCGCCCTGGCCGCGGCCGTGATCGCAACCGGCGGCGCCTGCAGGAAGACGGCCGCCAAGGCCGACGGGCCGGCGGCCCAGGCCTTCGGCGCGGCGCCGGTCAAGATCTTCAAGGCCGCCCGCGAGCGGATCACCGAGAAGATCACCTACACCGGGACGCTCGAGGCCCTGAACAAGATCAACATCACCCCCGAGACCGGCGGCAAGATCGCCCGCATCTACGTCGAGGCCGGCGACCGCGTGGCCCGGGGCCGGCTCCTGGCCGAGCTCGAGACCGAATCCATCCGGCTCCAGCTCAAGCAGGCCGAGGCCGGGGTGGCCGTGGCCGAGGCGGCCTACGCCGACGCCCTCAAGAACAAGGAGCGCATGGACCGGCTGATCCGGGAGCAGGCCGTCTCCGAGCAGCAGCGGGAGAAGGTCCAGCTGGCCTTCGACGCCGCCGCCGCCCAGCTCGAGCAGGCCCAGGCCGCCCTCAACCTGGCCCGGCACGCCCTGGACGTCTCGCTCATGAAGGCCCCCTTCGCCGGCGTCGTCGCTTCCAAGAACGCCGAGGTCGGCGACGTCATCAACCCCATGATGGGCGGCTTCGGCGGCGGCGCCGGCGGCGTGCTGACGCTCATGGATTACTCGACGATCAAGCTGGCCGTGGCCGTCACCTCCGAGGACATCGGCCGCATCCGCAAGGACCAGGAGGCCGTCCTGAAGGCCGGCGCCCTGCCCGGCCGCGAGTTCCGGGGCGTCGTCCGCGTCGTCAACCTGACCGCCGACCCGCAGACCAAGAAGTTCGGCGTCGAGGTCCACGTACCCAATCCCGACTCCGCCCTCCGGCCCGGCACCTTCGGCGACCTGGTCTTCGAGCTCGAGTCCCACGACAACGCCCTGGTCGTGCCCCAGACGGCCATCCTGGAGAACTCTTATGTCTTCGTCGTCGAGGGCGGCAAGGCCGTGCGCAAGACCGTCAAGCTCGGCCTCCAGGACACGACCATGATCGAGGTCCTGTCCGGGCTCGCCGGCGGCGAAGCAGTGGTCGTCGAGGGCAACTACGGGCTCGAAGAGGGCGCGCCGGTCCTGGTCCTCGAGGAGGTGAGATCATGA
- a CDS encoding efflux RND transporter permease subunit, with amino-acid sequence MKLPEFSVNKKVTTSMMAMILVVLGTISFFRLGLDFFPDLEFPTVSVITSYSGASSEDIENVLTRPLEQMVSSVNRVKKVTSQTSEGVSVISVEFEWGTNLDFAAQDIRDQIGLYKQYLPEEAGEPLVMKFSFSQFPVIFYGVTSDLPPMRLKTIMEDEIAPRLERIDGVASARVFSMDEREILVDVDRAALESRGLTLDQLRLALGAENLNLPAGNLVERYTEVLVRTMGEYKDLGDIRRTVIGMTAAGEPVYVSDVAEVKDTLRDVRYTARIQGQNGVYIMVSKRSGANTQIASKNVKAELKKLVGTIPGNPVFHVAMDQGDMIEQVTSNTVTNAWQGGLLAILLIFLFLRNWRPTFVISLAIPLSIITTFIALYAAGYTLNLLTLGGLALGIGMLVDNAIVVIENVYRHLEEGEPADRASIAGAAEVGMAITASTLTTIAVFFPMIFASGITGKLTQALGLSIAFSLLASLFVALTVVPLSTSLLFRSKKSLRAIVKAPEERQFARAKAWYRKRLDWALHHRRAVLFGALGAFALSMAIVPFLPMEFIPAQDRDMILLKVRLPVGTALEETDRVVRLVENIMAKMPEITMISAQTGSQAEQDASDAASTFSNQGTHEGLLWVGLVKRDLRKESDLQLLERIRKQLPNLRGVKFEAIDMSQMMLGGSAAPVEIKLFGTDLPALKNQADQVVRLISDVQGIRDVTHTLAAGKPEVQIKIDRERAYRLGLSVYQVANTVQTATLGKVATRYREGTDEIDVRLRFKERYRDSLDEVRSIPLRTAAGRTVYLEQLADISTGTGPLKIDRENQARRVSITANISGRDLGSVVKDIKARLAGFEKTLPPGYFVEYGGSYEDMRDAFVILAAAFALAALLVYMVMASQFEHFVHPFIIMFTVPLGVIGVIIGLLVTGETLNMAVLVGVILLMGIAVNNGIVMIDYINQLIKKGVDKREAILLGSTTRLRAVLLTALTTVLGALPMAFSRSSGSEFRAPLGIAIAFGLTATTVLTLFVIPVIYSVVNKIRFKEKKPVQA; translated from the coding sequence ATGAAGCTCCCCGAATTCTCGGTCAACAAGAAAGTCACGACGTCCATGATGGCGATGATCCTCGTCGTCCTGGGCACCATCTCCTTCTTCCGGCTGGGGCTCGATTTCTTCCCCGACCTCGAGTTCCCTACCGTCTCGGTCATCACGAGCTATTCCGGGGCCTCGTCCGAGGACATCGAGAACGTCCTGACCCGGCCGCTGGAGCAGATGGTCAGCTCGGTCAACCGGGTCAAGAAGGTCACCTCGCAAACCTCGGAGGGCGTCTCGGTCATCAGCGTCGAGTTCGAGTGGGGCACCAACCTCGATTTCGCCGCCCAGGACATCCGCGACCAGATCGGCCTTTACAAGCAGTATCTGCCCGAGGAGGCCGGCGAGCCGCTGGTCATGAAGTTCAGCTTCAGCCAGTTCCCGGTCATCTTCTACGGCGTCACCAGCGATCTTCCGCCCATGCGGCTCAAGACGATCATGGAGGACGAGATCGCGCCGCGCCTGGAACGGATCGACGGGGTCGCCTCGGCCCGCGTCTTCTCCATGGATGAGCGCGAGATCCTGGTCGATGTCGACCGGGCCGCCCTGGAGAGCCGGGGCCTGACCCTCGACCAGCTCCGTCTGGCCCTGGGGGCCGAGAACCTCAACCTGCCGGCCGGGAACCTCGTCGAGCGCTACACGGAGGTCCTCGTCCGCACCATGGGCGAGTACAAGGACCTGGGCGACATCCGCCGGACCGTCATCGGCATGACCGCGGCGGGCGAGCCCGTCTATGTCTCCGACGTCGCCGAGGTCAAGGACACGCTCCGGGACGTCCGCTACACGGCCCGCATCCAGGGCCAGAACGGCGTCTACATCATGGTCAGCAAGCGCTCCGGCGCCAACACCCAGATCGCCAGCAAGAACGTCAAGGCCGAGCTCAAGAAGCTCGTCGGGACCATCCCCGGCAACCCTGTCTTTCATGTGGCCATGGACCAGGGCGACATGATCGAGCAGGTGACCTCGAACACCGTCACCAACGCCTGGCAGGGCGGCCTGCTGGCCATCCTGCTCATCTTCCTGTTCCTCCGCAACTGGCGGCCGACGTTCGTCATCAGCCTGGCCATCCCCCTGTCGATCATCACCACGTTCATCGCGCTTTACGCCGCCGGCTACACCCTCAACCTGCTGACCCTCGGCGGCCTGGCCCTGGGCATCGGCATGCTTGTCGACAATGCCATCGTCGTAATCGAGAACGTTTACCGGCATCTCGAGGAGGGTGAACCGGCCGACCGGGCGTCCATCGCCGGCGCGGCCGAAGTCGGCATGGCCATCACCGCCTCGACCCTGACGACGATCGCCGTCTTCTTCCCCATGATCTTCGCCTCGGGCATCACCGGCAAGCTGACCCAGGCCCTGGGCCTGTCCATCGCCTTCTCGCTCCTGGCCTCGCTCTTCGTCGCCCTGACGGTCGTGCCCCTGTCCACGTCGCTGCTCTTCCGGTCGAAGAAAAGCCTCCGGGCCATCGTCAAGGCGCCCGAGGAGCGGCAGTTCGCCAGGGCCAAAGCCTGGTACAGGAAACGGCTCGATTGGGCCCTCCACCACCGGCGGGCGGTCCTGTTCGGGGCCCTCGGGGCCTTCGCCCTGTCGATGGCCATCGTCCCCTTCTTGCCGATGGAGTTCATCCCGGCCCAGGACCGGGACATGATCCTGCTCAAGGTCCGCCTGCCGGTCGGCACGGCCCTCGAAGAGACCGACCGCGTCGTCCGCCTGGTCGAGAACATCATGGCCAAGATGCCGGAGATCACGATGATCTCGGCCCAGACCGGCTCCCAGGCCGAGCAGGACGCCAGCGACGCTGCCTCGACGTTCTCCAACCAGGGCACGCACGAGGGCCTGCTCTGGGTCGGGCTGGTCAAGCGCGACCTGCGGAAGGAATCCGACCTGCAGCTCCTGGAGCGGATCCGGAAGCAGCTGCCGAACCTTCGCGGGGTCAAGTTTGAGGCCATCGACATGAGCCAGATGATGCTCGGCGGCTCGGCGGCCCCGGTCGAGATCAAGCTCTTCGGCACGGACCTGCCGGCCCTCAAGAACCAGGCCGACCAGGTAGTCCGGCTGATCTCGGACGTCCAGGGCATCCGCGACGTCACCCATACGCTGGCCGCGGGCAAGCCCGAGGTCCAGATCAAGATCGACCGCGAGCGGGCCTACCGGCTCGGCCTGTCCGTCTATCAGGTGGCCAACACCGTCCAGACCGCCACCCTCGGCAAGGTCGCCACGCGCTACCGCGAGGGCACCGACGAGATCGACGTCCGGCTCCGCTTCAAGGAGCGGTACCGCGACAGCCTGGACGAGGTCCGCAGCATTCCGCTCCGGACGGCCGCCGGCCGGACGGTCTACCTCGAGCAGCTGGCCGACATCTCGACCGGCACCGGGCCGCTGAAGATCGACCGCGAGAACCAGGCCCGGCGCGTCTCGATCACGGCCAATATCTCCGGCCGCGACCTCGGCAGCGTCGTCAAGGACATCAAGGCCCGGCTGGCCGGTTTCGAGAAGACGCTGCCGCCAGGCTACTTCGTCGAGTACGGCGGCTCCTACGAAGACATGCGGGACGCCTTTGTCATCCTGGCCGCCGCCTTCGCCTTGGCTGCCCTGCTCGTCTACATGGTCATGGCCTCCCAGTTCGAGCACTTCGTCCACCCGTTCATCATCATGTTCACCGTGCCGCTCGGCGTCATCGGCGTCATCATCGGCCTGCTCGTCACCGGCGAGACGCTGAACATGGCGGTCCTGGTCGGGGTCATCCTGCTCATGGGCATAGCCGTCAACAACGGCATCGTCATGATCGACTACATCAACCAGCTCATCAAGAAGGGCGTCGACAAGCGGGAGGCCATCCTCCTGGGTTCGACGACGCGGCTGCGGGCCGTCCTGCTGACGGCCCTGACGACCGTCCTCGGCGCCCTGCCGATGGCCTTCTCCCGGTCCTCGGGATCGGAATTCCGGGCCCCGCTGGGCATCGCCATCGCCTTCGGCCTGACGGCGACGACCGTGCTGACGCTCTTTGTCATCCCCGTTATCTACAGCGTGGTCAATAAGATAAGATTCAAGGAGAAGAAGCCCGTCCAAGCCTGA